TCTTACTTACCCACATCTCACCAGCAGGATGTGATAGCCTTACTTCGTGCTCATCCTTCCATCTTGAATGACATTCCATCCCGTACTACGGTGCTGGAGCATGATATAGATGTGGGTGATGCAAGACCTATTAAACAGCATGCTTATCGCTCTCCGATAGCCAAACGAGAAGCAATGAAAAGAGAAGTCCATTATCTGGTAAAACACGGCCTAGCTAAGACTAGTTACAGTCCGTGGAGCTCACCCTGTCTGCTAACGCCTAAGTCTGACGGCACCTTTCGGTTTTGCACTGATTTTAGGAAGGTGAATGCAGTTACTGTGTCTGATTCTTTTCCGCTGCCTCGCATGGACGACTTAATTGATAGGGTTGGCCCAGCTAAATGTATCACAAAGTTAGATTTACTAAAAGGATATTGGCAGGTGCCTTTGACCCAGCGTGCTTCAGAGATCTCAGCCTTTGTGACGCCAGATGTATTTATGCAATATACTGTGATGCCCTTTGGGGTGAAAAATGCTCCTGCCACTTTCCAACGCCTAATGCAACTTGTGCTGGGGGATATACCAAACTGTAGCGTCTATCTTGATGATGTAGTCGTGTACTCTGAAGACTGGGATAGCCACATGTCCAGCTTGAAAACTGTGTGCCAGCGGTTAGCCGATGCCTCTCTTACACTGAACTTGGCGAAATGTGAATTTGGTAAAGCCATGGTTACCTACCTTGGTAAACAGGTTGGCCAGGGGCAGGTCCGTCCCTTAGATGCCAAGGTGGCTGCTATTCTTGCTTTACCAATCCCTACAACTAGACGTGAGCTTAGGAGATTTTTAGGTATGGCTGGATATTATAGGTGCTTTTGCCAAAACTTTTCGGTCGTGGTTGCTCCACTTACCAGACTATGTAGCCCTTTCGTACCCTTTCTGTGGGATGATGTATGTAACCAGGCTTTTGAGGCTGCCAAATCTCTTCTTTGCAGTGCACCTGTGCTGGCAGCACCCAATTTTTCCCAATCTTTTTACCTAGAGGTCGATGCTAGTGCCACTGGGGCTGGAGCGGTGTTGATGCAGAAGGGGGATGAAGACATGTGTAAACCTGTGTGTTATTTTTCAGCTAAATTCAAGAAACACCAGCTGAACTATTCCACCATAGAGAAGGAGACATTGGCCATGCTCCTGGCTCTACAACACTTTGAAGTATATGTGGGTTCAAGTTTCTTGCCAATCACTGTTTACACCGATCATAACCCTCTTGTTTTTCTAGCTCGCATGTATAACAGTAACCAACGTTTGATGCGTTGGGCCCTTCTGGCCCAAGGCTACAATCTTCATATCAAACATAAGAGGGGAGTGGACAACATCTTGGCTGATGCCTTGTCTCGTGGGTAAGACCTCCTCTTTAGTGGGCCTCCGATAATTACAAATTTTGAATTGGGATTTTTataatggtaaacaaactaTGTAATAGGTTTGTTCTTATGGGTGGGGGTGTTACGACCCGTGAGGtctgtgtgttgtgtttgtatTGCTGTGGGTGTTCTTCTGTCTCTCTCCTACAGGTGTTCCGTGTTTGAAGGTTGACGCGGTGAGAATCTCGCAGCTGAAGCTGATCAGTGGCAATTAGTGGGGTGTATAAGTTGAACCAGTAAAGTGCCTGGCTGGCTCTCACTCTTTCTGGGCGGCTCGCGTGGTACTGTGTGGCTTACTGTGTGAACTACTGTGTGGATTGCTGTGTGGTTAAGGCGTGATCTGCTGGGTGCTGATCTTAAGTTTTCCCGCGCCGTCTGTTTGGTGATTCGGTGGAGGCAGCTGTTGGATCAGTGTTCCCGAATCGATCAGCGGAAAGTGGTCGTGGTGAGCGGCGGGTAATATCCGTGTGGGTTTTCGGTAGCGCGGCGGGAGCCGTGGAGACCGTATTGTGCTGCACATTTTCTATTCagtatatattattaataaatgaaTATCTGAACTTGACACGTGTTTTGAGTTATCCTTGGTTTTTCCATCCtgggtatttatttatttatttatttgttagtCCCACATCCCTAGACAAACTGGGACGTAACAATGACATAactgcatatactgtacattgtatattttgcacgtttctcatcCTCTTTTTAATCCTGCTTGACTGAAGGCTTCCGTTAGAACGTTTCTCGTTTGTCGTAAGGTTTTTGTACATTAAAGCTGTTGAGTTTCTCCCGCGGACTTTTCCCCCTCGCGCTCGGGCACGCTGTCTGCAcgctgtatatgaacttgaacgCACCGCCTAAAGTCGAGGTGGCAGGGCGCACACTTCTAGTTCTAAACAGGTTAACTGAaagcacaatgacattaaatgaGCTGACGCCTATTCCTTTTTTTTTCCCGCAGACGCGCACAGCTCCAGTCAGGACATATTAGCCAGTTTTGTATATCAGTAGGTTCCAAACTATTGAAACCCCATACGTATTTACAAgacctacatttttttatagaaatgtatgggaaaacacattttttcccttttagtagttttttaaacaagtttacttaaataatattaaaatatagggctgcacaattatggcaaaatcataattgtttaggctactgtatttgcactgaattggaaatgatatattagaaaaatccaatgaattttcaaggctgcagagaacagtatagcagatatggctactgaggatttaattatattattttcatagtcagcgagtcccactccggccctcattttgagtgtctagcttggtgcacatttttaccgactttctttttcttattttggtaaaaaattaacaagttctattattatgtagcatacattgattttttttataacaaatatgacTGATTTATTCATtggcaaatgcagaacaatgaGGAGAAAGCAAAGGTAGGCTACACGCCTTTCTCCCTTATATGATTAAAGgcttaaatgtcatttttaaaacaaaagcacatgcttgtcaaatttatgctggctggataaatgcagaatcaacaatatcttaatttttttttttcgatttatttgttcttattcattgaccctttttttttcttgtgcCAATTAGCACGATTTTCTTTTTCCTGTcactcagcacgaatttctatagcctatattgttttccatgaacacaaatacaTATATCAAATACTGCCTGACGAAATTTTGTGACCGAgccagcataaatttgacaagcatAAACAGTCCGCTTTcggtttaaatttgtttttaaattaaatacattttaaaattacatttagcttATGTTCCCCATGATTAATCTTCTCATCGCAAGGTAGAGGCGTGTCGCCTATGTTCTACATGTTCCTTGTTGTTCTGAATTTgccaataaacaaataaataggctacttagtttgtttaaaactgtcatatttgctagataataatagcaaaataacttatttatttatcactaaAGGAAGGTTCCTTCAACgccacagtcataattttgattaaattcagaatatgcctgcctattctactttttgtaaaatgcaaaagggattaagtgaaaataattaatcaatacTTGATAAATGGATAGCCTAATCAGTCCTGACTAGAGCTGTGTGCCAGTCACATTGCAAACGAacagggctgggtttcccgataacgattaaacttagcacttaagagcgctttctacgagctacttaacgaacattcgttgttcatttacgtgcgtttcccaaagatgcacgtataacgatcgctcgcaactgggtaatgcaataatccttaataataaataaacatagataataaacaacaaataaaaagatagtgcatcatttttgcatccactttttaaagtaaattttacatggaatttttagTAGGCCTAATTGCTTatcatgtaaaacttacttaaacattgcaattgcttaaattgcaaaggcttaaattcaatgtaaaacttactttaaaaaagtatatgtaaaaatgatgcactgtatttttttttttttttttagtaaatccagcgtataatttttttcatattatttttatcagtgtacttagtttgtttaaaacggtcatatttttattaaaaatcatcaatatatgctacgtaataatagcaaaataacttatttatttttcactaaaaTAGGAAAGTTTCTTCATgccacagtcataattttggctaaatgcagaatatgcgtgcctattctactttttgtaaaaagcaaaaaggattaagtgaaaataatgaatcgatacttgataaatgggtgacttgttcattattgtaatataaagaaatgcattaaattttttaaaaacaaagcccGCCTTTTAATCTTTCTGACTAGAGCTGTGCGCCAGGCAAATTCCAAACGAGcagggccgggtttcccaaaagcatcgctaagtaagtagatcgtaaaaacaatcttaaaattcattttagaattatgggccgtttcccaaaagctttgtagcttaagtagcactcgaaaatcatcgtagatctacgagtgctctggagtaatcgttaatttataagtgcatcgtaagacagcagtgttacaaggtcacctgcaggacaaccagcaaattgcactccagCAAaaacgataatgtaatgttttaaatgtaggctatatttatttattgggtttttttttctttgtttatttgtttaaattactttaatataatatatttaaaattcaaacgagaaatgaaatttaaatgactaaacataaCTTAATTAAGAAGGAAAacgtatttggtacaattttggtaaaagttggtactagcgaattgataaatggttcctaccaattgctgctataattcatctaggctacagtaaaaaaatatttttttgaagggtatggcatctgattaaagaaaccaaataaatatttacggtacaatgcaataatccttaataataaataaacatagataataaacaacaaataaaaataaaaatctaaactatattataaaatgcagaaggcattgcgcagtgggacgagtcctaactaaatatgaaaaaagaatatttcatgatgcacaaattattaaaacatttaataagtcattgaaaaataattaataatattttaaaaaatattagtgcacatcggctgaagatcattagcctaaacaagcttctgctacaattacgagtgattcagtaagtgacatttcagcacttgacaaagggatagcgacagtctggaaacagttaaatgtttctaataacagcgcgatttgtaagtgcattccggtcacggtatgtatatgaaatgcatatggtcaaatagttcaattagtgctgctgtcaaataaggctcatgtttttgttaattacggcaagttacatccaatattatcgttgcacccgcttgctttattttagctgcgtcacctcagcagctccactccatccagctggctcgctgacgctcggcaaatgttcgttgaagagacactgatgttttaaggataaaaccgcttcatgcagtgtttttaacgatttaatgacctcggctgaattgtcaggcactgataataacttaaacgaggggttgttctagttcacgttaatgctacatatttgccatgctatacataaatgctttaatatcattaatataatatcgataacgcgttctggccgcctttcagcgctgtaacaccggcaacggtaaatggcagtgagcccagcttttattttgaaaagagcttatagagggggcgtggcattactttgaagcaatacacctgattggctgactacacgcgtggatcgtagtgacaaactctgcggaaagatagtgccaaaaagatctgtagacttgtgcagaaggattcgtgaatgccctgtcatttgcaaacacagattcaacacttgcatgctgaactttgcacagaatgtgtaagaatgtctttttacaatggttggaaaatacaagttagactgtgtttgtttgcaaattgtgaggagggcatttgtagatttttttaatggaaaacagcgaaacagttgtgccaaaattctgaaaacaaatgcaacacaatctacaaacaaataatgaccctcatgtgcagacaaatcactttgcattcatttaaattctgtttgtcaagtacaagtcgatgatttctatttgtgaatcataaagagttggtttgcggattttaaatctatttgtaaatcgcattttatatttgtatgtcatgaagagtctgttcgtggattgttatatatttgtagatctcgttttacatttgcggatcatgaggagtttgtttgcagatttggaacctatttgcagatttgtttcgtgtttacaaattgtagtctcttcattttcaacgattatggcattattttgtcaccaaagcgaaacaatagtgtcagaattctgaaaacaaatgtgacacaatctacaaatagaaaatgatattcatctgcaaagaagtcactttacattcattcaaattctggttttcaagtacaagtcactgatttctttttgtaaatcatgctttatatttgtggatcacaaagacgattcgtagatcttgttttacatttgcggatcacgaggactgtgtttgtggatttttaatttatttgtagattgcgttttgtgtttacaagttgtaatatctatttgtgacttttagtctgtccattttcaataatattggcatgAAATTACCCCCATACGCATGCGTCAAATGTCTGCATACACGTAAAAGTCAAATAATCAATGCTTTGCCATGCGTGTACAAAAAAACTGACTATACTGCGTGCTTACAACTTACAAAAGTAGTATGTTACAAAAGTTACTAAACTAAATTATAACGTTCAATATAACTACGTTAAACagagtaaattaaataaatacaatcaTTAACTCATTcacgccagccattttttgttAAGTTGCCAAccaacatttttgtgattttcatgaaggtttcacaaaataaaaaaatatataaacatacaaatatataaaatcaaaGAACAGGCCCTCTACTTTCAAtcacaaataataaacaaacaaacaaaacgggaaaaaaacgcttaaaaaaatagcaaaaagctgaaataattgcatttttgtgaatggttttagctcaaaataccatataaatactttataataacatgttaaaattgccactttgtaggtgtgtgcaaaaatgtgccattttgggtgtgtcctttaaaatgcaaatgagctggtgaaattcaaacactgatcacaatgatggtggtttgttgcaattaaaactcaattgtgctgtgaattattttctctctctctttttctttgcactaaatggcagtgctgtggttggatagtgcagattaaggggtggtattattataataagatctccttatgacatcataaggggagccaaattttttcatgtgcttgtagagaatggtttaccaaaactaagttactgggttgatctttttcacattttctaggttgatagaagcactggggacccaatcatagcacttaaacatgaaaaaagtcagattttcatgccatgtcccctttaaacctACATGGTTGATGTGATCACACTAATttactttctttaaaaaatcctaTTTATTCGAAAAATGTATTGTATTATAGTGACTATTTAACAAGTTTGAGAGCTGAGCTACTGTTATGCTACTGAAAAATTACAagaaaatgttgggttgtttcaacccatggttgtgCAAAATATAGAAACACCCAACCCCATTGGTTTAAATTGACCTAGCAAATATTAAATATCCAACAAACCATGGActgaaacaacccaatatttgATTAAAAGAGTAGAGAAAGTTAAAATGCACTGACTTTGAGTTAATGCAGATGACCAGGTTTGGATCTTCAACAATTCCAGGGTTGTTGACAAAATCTTGAAACTTGATAAGATGCTCCATGAActtatctgcaaaaacatgacATCACAACATATTTTTACTCTGACAAACAACCTGACTGTTGGCGTTTCACAAACATCCATACCTTTACTGATCTGACTGATATCTCCTCGTCCACACAGGGACATGGTCACATCCAGCGCGTCTGTCGTGGAGTCGGACAGATATTCTGTGCCGCTGTCTACATTGCCGCTGTTAAGTGACTGAGGTGACGGAGGAGACGGCTCTGGAGGCTCCAACTCGCTAAAAATATGGAGAAGAGAATTTAGGAGATTCAGTTTGTGCTCCATTCAGAAATTTGCATGCAATTATTTGACCTCTGACCTCTTAGGGAAATATAAAGCAGCAGTGGTGGGGTCAAGAGTGGATAAATCTTCTAGATAGATATCAGATGGTCCCAAATGATGACTTCGCTTgactaaacaaacaaaaagagtGGCTATCATCCTTATAACTAATATTTTATGgataaataaatcataaatgTCAGAGAGAATTGAATCGACTACCTTTCCTTTTGTCCTGAGGGTCTGATAGTTTAGAAGACTCTACAGGAACCATCTGATCCTCTGGTTCGATGATAGACTCCAGATTTAGCGTCGATCCAACATTCTCAGCATTCTGATTGGTCTGGAAGGTCTCTAGCTCCGCCCCCTCTTCTGACTCCAACGTTTTGTCTATAGAGCTTTGGCCGATTGGCTTTGGTGTGGCAGTGATCAAGTCAGCAGAGTTTATAACAGTTTCTGCTTCTAATATTTTAACCGCGTCAGTCTTACTAAACGTAACACGTTGACTTTTGGAGTCACCCGAGATGATGTCATCATGATCCCACGGCTCTGTGTTTTCAATGTGAACCGTGCTATCTGTACTAGCGTTGCTGTTGACGGGATTGGTCTGATGAATTGTATTAGTGGGTCTTGAGGTTTCAGCTTCATTGTCTATGCATCTAATTCTGTTATCTGTTAAGTCTTTGGCTTCGCTctctaaaaatggtttttcaaaGGAATCATCGGCAAACCGCAAGGTCACGACATGCGTTTTGTTGTCCTTGACGTCCGGCTGTGAATCGTAACATTCATCAAGAAGAGAGCTGGTCGTACCAATCTGAGGTTCTGGTCTCAACACGGTCACAGGGGAATCCGACTTCTCCGTGTCAAATGATTCTTGCCGATGAATCGTACGAAAGTGGGAGTGGTCAGAGGGCATGATGGGGTCTCGTTGGGCATCAGACTCCTCCCTTTCTGCCTGACACACCTAAACAGGAGAGAGAAACACTGTATGATTTAGCTGATGCGGTTATAATGTCATAAAAGTGTGTACTTGTTTTGTTATGGGAAAGTATATACATTTGAGTGCACAAAAAGTACGCAACTACTGGGACTTGTTTCCTAAATGTGCATTATGATCAATAAAGTCCATTGTTAGTGCACATTACTAGGTTGGTAACAATTACATGGATATATGCGCACGATAATTCATTGCAGATGGTTACCTTTGGAAAAGCGCCCCAGTTCCACTgcatctgaggtcctaaagGCTCCTGCGGCTTACACAGCTCTGAATCACTCTTAGGAGACGAGGGTCGACTGTAGTACACACTACAACAAAAAACAACTAGTGAGGGTTTTGGAAGGGGCATCCATACTACTGTATATACAGATAGGTTTCACATTTGCAAAAGTAACCTGAAGATTACCTCTCATTAAGAGAATATTCTCCATCCGAGTAAGGATGAACTTCTCTGTTTTGAGCTCCAGCAGGTTCTTCGTTGGGTTCCTCTGACATCGAGTAATATATAGACTTACTAAAAAGAGTTTAAACACAAACCATGAGTTACAGCCACTAACCTCAAGCTCTTCTGGAAATTTAAGACATTTTTGAAAAAGAGGGCAGAATCACAAATCTACATTATGATTTCTCATGACTGATTCCGACTGCCGATTTTTTTACAAGCAAATGAGCTGATTCAGATAAAGATGTCCAAATTTTGTTTAAGCAACAGACAAGAATGAAAGAGTACATAAACAAGATGTTATTTCCTTGTTAACAGACCAAACTGACTTAAAttccccatgaaatcaaaactgacaaaTCGTATTTTTAACGGAATATTGCAGTGTAAACAATTTATCCGTGTGTCGTcgtcattattttttattcatgtggCCTCATAAACTTCAATCACaatctgaaaatgtactttcGTTCTCTTGTGGCAATCCTTCCCTGATGATGTCAGCTAGACGGCTTAGGCGAAGCATCTGTTAACCCCGACCCCTCCAACTGTCATgcggcgtacacaccaaatgggAATTCAACAATTTGCGTGAGTAGATAACATACGAAGTCAATGCAAATAGTGGACGCAAATAGATGCAAACTTGCGCGTGCCGATACCAAGGACGCAAATTGGGTAGCACAATTGCCACATAAACATGtgctatttgcctcaaacacATCTTTGCACAATTTCAGAATATTCAACTCATGTCACAGTGGAATACACCAACATTTTTCCATGTGTGATTTTCCGTTTCACTAGGAAAAACGTCACAACATGGAAGTCGATCGGTAAATCTCTAATCAACATGCGAGAAATcaaagatatttttaaaaaggaaacttaaaactgttttaaatatcattatatatactttattgtTATATATTGGTAAATTAACTCCTAGTTAATGTACGCAACATAGATATTAAACTTCTAACCTGGCCACCATAGGTGACTCCTCCTTAATAATGTCCTGGTCCAGACTTTCTTTCTCCTCAGATGAGGATGTGACATCCAGATGTGTTTCAGAACGCACTCGCTTTCTGCGGCGTTTCTTGCGGCGATTGGAGGAAGAAGGGAGGCTGGAGAGAGTTTCAGGGACCTCAAAAACTTCTGTAAGGTCAGTGGGGATGGGAGAGGTGCAGAGATGAGCAGGAACCCTCatctgagagagagaaagagagagagagactgtatTAGGAAACACTAAAACAACGAAGCACTACAAGTGATAATAGACGTACCTCAAAATCGTCATTCTCTTCCACGAAAAAAGCCTCTCCATTATCACCCAGTTTCATATGTAGACTCACAGGTTCTCCATTGATCTCAATATCCACCTGTGGACACAATACAGATGTTACATTACCTGGACAATAATTCGGCACTAATGACAGGGACTGATGCTAAAGTTTCTCATTAGATAATAAATCAACACATTTCCAGTTTTCTTCTCACCACTTTCTCTTTAGATCGCAGCACTCCCAGTTTTCCGAAGCGCACGTGGAAGGGCGAGCACTGGAAACTTCCATCCGGCTGTCGAACAACGATGACATCGATGCCTCCTGTGAGCGTGGCTGGGTTC
This Paramisgurnus dabryanus chromosome 7, PD_genome_1.1, whole genome shotgun sequence DNA region includes the following protein-coding sequences:
- the LOC135783226 gene encoding phosphatidate phosphatase LPIN2 gives rise to the protein MNYVGQLAGTVFVTFKELYRGLNPATLTGGIDVIVVRQPDGSFQCSPFHVRFGKLGVLRSKEKVVDIEINGEPVSLHMKLGDNGEAFFVEENDDFEMRVPAHLCTSPIPTDLTEVFEVPETLSSLPSSSNRRKKRRRKRVRSETHLDVTSSSEEKESLDQDIIKEESPMVASKSIYYSMSEEPNEEPAGAQNREVHPYSDGEYSLNESVYYSRPSSPKSDSELCKPQEPLGPQMQWNWGAFPKVCQAEREESDAQRDPIMPSDHSHFRTIHRQESFDTEKSDSPVTVLRPEPQIGTTSSLLDECYDSQPDVKDNKTHVVTLRFADDSFEKPFLESEAKDLTDNRIRCIDNEAETSRPTNTIHQTNPVNSNASTDSTVHIENTEPWDHDDIISGDSKSQRVTFSKTDAVKILEAETVINSADLITATPKPIGQSSIDKTLESEEGAELETFQTNQNAENVGSTLNLESIIEPEDQMVPVESSKLSDPQDKRKVKRSHHLGPSDIYLEDLSTLDPTTAALYFPKSELEPPEPSPPSPQSLNSGNVDSGTEYLSDSTTDALDVTMSLCGRGDISQISKDKFMEHLIKFQDFVNNPGIVEDPNLVICINSKYYNWAVAAPMILSVQAFQKNLPKSTIERLVKDKMPKKSGRWWFSWRRKDLNNIERNPKPESEANPLETSASIAGPSSLQKSVELSSDDDGSLSMSQKTDNAIQIISQTYRKSLRLTSEQIESLNLREGANQVVFSVTTQYQGTCRCEAAIYLWNYDDKIVISDIDGTITKSDALGHILPQLGKDWTHHGIAKLYHKIHENGYKFLYCSARAIGMADITKGYLQWVNDRGTVLPKGPVLLAPSSLFSALHREVIEKKPEVFKIACLTDIRDLFHPNRRPFYAAFGNRTNDAYAYKEVGVPETHIFTVNPKGELIQEKTRGNKSSYSHLSELVDHVFPFICKDPISSFDCPEFSQFSYWRDPLPPLDLDALT